A portion of the Maniola hyperantus chromosome 24, iAphHyp1.2, whole genome shotgun sequence genome contains these proteins:
- the LOC117993448 gene encoding mpv17-like protein 2, which translates to MAILTKVFSLPLQFPLIRGMVSYAVIWPTCSLVQEYIESGTSVGDADWARAARFGVFGTFFMAPVFYSWMKYSGKFFRGKNLTTAVMRALVEQVSYSPVAMAYFFFGMSLLEMKPLHTCVNEVKEKFWPTYKVGAIFWPTAQTINFYLVSEKNRIVFVSVASFVWTTFMAHMKAKELAGGEGSGVKAENDEESEIKTKDPD; encoded by the exons ATGGCAATTCTAACAAAAGTGTTTAGTCTACCCCTCCAGTTTCCCCTCATCCGTGGCATGGTGTCCTACGCTGTGATCTGGCCGACTTGCAGCCTCGTCCAGGAGTACATAGAGAGTGGGACCAGCGTGGGAGACGCTGATTGGGCGCGAGCTGCCCGCTTTGGCGTCTTCGGGACGTTCTTTATGGCGCCAGTGTTTTATAGCTGGATGAAATATAGCGGCAAGTTCTTTAGAGGGAAGAATTTGACTACAG CTGTAATGCGAGCCTTGGTTGAACAAGTGTCATATTCCCCTGTAGCGATGGCGTACTTCTTCTTCGGGATGAGTCTTCTAGAAATGAAGCCGTTACACACCTGCGTCAATGAG GTCAAAGAAAAGTTCTGGCCTACGTACAAAGTGGGCGCAATCTTCTGGCCGACAGCGCAGACTATCAACTTCTACCTCGTCTCGGAGAAGAACAGGATAGTGTTCGTGAGTGTTGCCAGTTTCGTGTGGACTACATTCATGGCACATATGAAGGCTAAGGAACTGGCTGGAGGCGAAGGGAGTGGAGTGAAGGCAGAGAACGATGAGGAGAGTGAAATAAAAACGAAAGATCCCGATTAG